The proteins below come from a single Ictidomys tridecemlineatus isolate mIctTri1 chromosome 8, mIctTri1.hap1, whole genome shotgun sequence genomic window:
- the LOC101960081 gene encoding olfactory receptor 2B6, with the protein MALINNSHPDDFILQGFADHPWLEFPMFVILLITYLMAMMGNITIILVCKIDARLHSPMYLFLTNLSFLDMCYTTSIVPQMLFNLGSSKKTIIYVGCALQLYLFSKMGATECLLLAIMSFDRYVAICRPLHYTLIMNQLICILLISIAWLCGLTYAISEATLTLQLPLCDINKLDHLCEIPVLIKTACGEKESNELALSVACIFIIAFPLCLILVSYASIAHAIHKIKSSEGRKKAFGTCSSHLIVVFLFYGPGISMYLQPTSSIARDQSKFMALFYGVMIPTINPFIYILRNKDVKGALGNMGRSIFCLK; encoded by the exons ATGGCACTAATTAACAATAGCCACCCTGATGATTTTATTCTACAAGGCTTTGCTGACCATCCTTGGCTAGAGTTTCCAATGTTTGTTATTCTTCTCATAACATACCTCATGGCCATGATGGGAAACATCACCATCATTCTGGTGTGCAAGATAGATGCCCGTCTGCACAGCCCCATGTATCTCTTCCTCACCAACCTTTCCTTTTTGGACATGTGTTACACCACCAGCATTGTGCCTCAGATGCTATTTAACCTAGGAAGCTCTAAGAAGACCATCATCTATGTGGGGTGTGCACTTCAGCtttatttattcagcaaaatGGGAGCCACTGAATGTCTTCTCTTGGCTATCATGTCTTTTGATCGCTATGTAGCCATTTGCAGACCTCTGCACTACACCCTCATCATGAATCAGCTCATCTGCATCTTATTAATATCCATTGCATGGCTATGTGGACTGACCTATGCTATCTCAGAAGCCACACTTACATTACAATTGCCACTGTGTGACATCAATAAACTGGATCACTTGTGTGAGATTCCAGTTCTGATAAAGACTGCTTGTGGGGAAAAGGAGTCTAATGAACTTGCACTTTCTGTGGCATGCATTTTTATAATAGCTTTTCCTCTATGCTTAATTCTTGTCTCCTATGCTAGCATTGCTCATGCTATACATAAGATTAAATCTTCTGAG GGAAGGAAAAAGGCCTTTGGAACATGTTCCTCtcatctcattgtagttttcttattttatggtCCAGGCATTAGCATGTACCTTCAGCCCACCTCTTCCATTGCAAGAGACCAGTCCAAGTTCATGGCTCTCTTCTATGGAGTCATGATTCCTACAATCAACCCCTTTATCTACATCCTGAGGAATAAGGATGTCAAGGGGGCACTAGGCAATATGGGAAGGAGCATTTTTTGTTTAAAGTGA